One Elusimicrobiota bacterium genomic window carries:
- the rhlE_1 gene encoding ATP-dependent RNA helicase RhlE: MLFSEFNLDPRLIQAVEALGFTQPTPVQEQAIPHALLGHDIRACAQTGSGKTIAFTLPILNKLLIEQPSTRPSALIVVPTRELAVQVETVVRDAGKFTNLRCAVIVGGASFEKQTRQIRAGAQIIAATPGRLLDHMQQHTFNLKSVSTLVLDEADRMLDMGFLPDIRRILSACPPKKQTMLFSATFPPEIQALVTTFLNEPKIVDLSPSLPSSNVAQMIYPISRSQKEALLQAIFENASISSALIFCRTKHGADHLVMRLIKMGKSVGVIHSNKSQSERYAALEGFRAKKFQILVATDIASRGIDIKDISHVINFDVPQHPEDYVHRIGRTGRADASGDAFTLVAPDEEPYLKRIEKFINKTLPRGVIPNFPYLVQPQLISKPKSLAESFGKFRRRIPTGSSRRFR, translated from the coding sequence ATGCTATTTTCCGAATTTAACCTGGACCCCCGATTGATTCAAGCGGTGGAAGCACTGGGATTCACCCAACCCACGCCTGTTCAAGAACAGGCCATTCCTCACGCCTTACTGGGTCACGACATCCGCGCTTGCGCGCAGACGGGATCCGGTAAAACCATCGCATTCACTCTGCCCATCCTCAATAAACTTCTCATAGAACAACCCTCCACGCGTCCCTCCGCCTTAATCGTGGTTCCCACGCGGGAATTGGCTGTTCAAGTGGAAACGGTGGTGCGAGATGCCGGAAAATTCACAAACCTCCGTTGCGCCGTGATCGTGGGGGGAGCCAGTTTTGAAAAACAAACCCGCCAAATTCGCGCTGGCGCGCAGATCATCGCGGCCACACCAGGACGTTTGCTTGATCATATGCAGCAACACACCTTTAACCTCAAATCCGTGTCGACGCTGGTCTTAGACGAAGCCGACCGCATGTTGGATATGGGATTTCTCCCGGATATTCGACGCATCTTATCGGCCTGCCCCCCAAAAAAACAGACCATGCTTTTCTCGGCCACATTTCCACCCGAAATCCAAGCGCTTGTGACCACCTTTTTAAACGAACCCAAAATCGTGGACTTGTCTCCTTCTCTGCCTTCATCCAATGTCGCGCAAATGATTTACCCCATATCCCGTTCTCAAAAAGAAGCCTTGCTACAAGCCATTTTCGAAAATGCCAGCATCAGTTCCGCTCTTATATTTTGCCGCACCAAACATGGGGCTGATCACCTGGTCATGAGGCTTATAAAAATGGGGAAATCAGTCGGAGTGATTCACTCGAACAAAAGCCAATCAGAGCGATACGCGGCTCTCGAAGGTTTTCGCGCCAAAAAATTCCAAATTCTTGTTGCCACCGACATCGCCTCTCGCGGTATCGATATCAAAGACATCAGTCATGTCATCAATTTTGACGTTCCCCAGCACCCCGAAGACTATGTGCACCGCATCGGCCGAACCGGCCGAGCCGACGCTTCCGGCGACGCCTTCACGCTGGTGGCCCCAGATGAGGAACCCTATCTCAAACGAATTGAAAAATTCATCAACAAAACATTGCCCCGCGGAGTCATCCCCAATTTCCCATATTTGGTCCAACCACAACTCATCTCTAAACCAAAATCATTGGCCGAAAGTTTTGGAAAGTTTCGCCGTCGCATTCCCACTGGTAGCAGCCGACGTTTCCGTTAG
- the mqnD gene encoding 1,4-dihydroxy-6-naphtoate synthase — translation MTTPSMSSETKLLRIGHTPDPDDAYMFYGFASGKVTIPGYAIENVLEDIESLNKKAMKSEIEVTAISTAVYPLLQNNYWIMPTGASVGRRYGPIVVRRVGNPNPKTKKIGIPGKNTTAYLLLRLYCSAYQPVEMRFDQIPQAIIRGEVDYGLLIHEAQLTYESLGLEKITDLGVEWFNDTHLPIPLGLDVVRKDLGHDQALLIWKGLKESIEAANQDKDNAVQFALKYGRGLQKGLGEKFVGMYVNADTLELGAEGENALNLLFDRAYRAGIYSKPTIVDILRP, via the coding sequence ATGACAACACCTTCAATGTCTTCTGAAACGAAACTGCTTCGGATTGGGCACACGCCTGATCCTGACGACGCCTATATGTTCTATGGGTTTGCATCGGGCAAAGTGACGATTCCCGGATACGCCATTGAAAATGTTCTTGAAGACATTGAGTCCTTGAACAAAAAGGCGATGAAATCTGAAATTGAAGTGACCGCCATCTCGACGGCGGTTTATCCATTGCTGCAAAACAACTATTGGATTATGCCCACCGGCGCCAGTGTCGGCCGTAGATATGGCCCCATTGTGGTCCGCAGAGTGGGGAACCCCAATCCAAAAACAAAAAAGATCGGTATTCCAGGGAAAAACACCACGGCCTATTTGCTTCTGCGTCTCTACTGCTCAGCCTATCAACCCGTTGAAATGCGTTTTGATCAAATTCCTCAAGCTATCATTCGTGGGGAGGTGGACTATGGCCTTTTGATCCATGAGGCTCAACTCACCTACGAAAGTTTGGGGCTTGAGAAAATTACAGATTTGGGAGTGGAATGGTTTAACGACACCCATCTCCCCATTCCACTCGGATTGGATGTGGTTCGCAAAGATTTGGGACACGATCAAGCCTTGCTTATATGGAAAGGACTTAAGGAAAGCATCGAAGCTGCCAACCAGGACAAAGACAACGCGGTCCAATTCGCTCTCAAATATGGCCGAGGATTGCAAAAAGGGTTGGGAGAAAAGTTTGTGGGAATGTATGTCAATGCCGACACCTTGGAGTTGGGCGCCGAAGGTGAAAATGCCCTCAACTTGTTGTTCGACCGGGCCTATCGAGCAGGCATCTACTCCAAACCGACAATCGTTGACATTTTGAGACCTTAA
- the pepA gene encoding cytosol aminopeptidase has protein sequence MRLITTVVNRIPSGCHLLVFSFEKNKRPVGTHLYGAWIERAFQEACEDGFTGKTGQTISVSSRDNHFKKIVFIGLGIEKDATLDQLRRACAQGTKTISPLNATQLLTRAPEQLGTPEELGQAAAEGFQLGLYRFTGFQSKPTPPAPLTTLTLLAKNSEEARSLQKGLDLGHHFADSVCFARNLINRPPSDCTPLHLVNEARSLKGKNISLQIFNKTQINKLGMGALLGVNRGSGQPPYFLHLIYRPKGPVKKRIGLCGKGITFDSGGLSLKPAGSMETMKYDMSGAASVLAIFRALSHLQPSGVQVHGFTPLTENMPGENAVKPGDVLRTMKGKTIEVLNTDAEGRLILADALSFASTQKLDQVIDIATLTGACIVALGNQIAGIMGNDPGLVKNLINASQKAGEKLWELPLEKEYAPLLKSQVADLKNIGPLGQAGTIMAGLFLKEFVDDKLPWAHLDIASTGWTSTPTTLSDVGATGVLIRTLLHHILNLSK, from the coding sequence ATGCGCCTCATAACCACCGTTGTCAATCGAATCCCTTCGGGTTGTCATCTTCTTGTTTTCTCATTTGAAAAGAACAAACGACCGGTGGGGACCCATCTGTATGGAGCTTGGATAGAGCGAGCCTTTCAGGAAGCATGTGAAGATGGTTTCACCGGAAAAACGGGACAAACCATTTCCGTTTCATCGCGAGATAACCACTTTAAAAAGATTGTTTTCATCGGATTGGGAATCGAAAAAGACGCCACGTTGGATCAACTTCGACGAGCCTGTGCGCAGGGAACGAAAACCATCTCTCCACTCAACGCCACCCAGTTGCTCACCAGAGCCCCAGAACAATTGGGGACTCCCGAAGAGTTGGGACAAGCTGCCGCGGAAGGATTTCAACTGGGACTCTACCGGTTCACAGGTTTTCAATCAAAACCAACGCCTCCCGCCCCCTTAACAACCCTCACACTTCTGGCCAAAAATTCTGAGGAGGCGCGTTCTCTCCAAAAGGGACTTGATTTGGGCCATCATTTTGCCGATTCTGTTTGTTTTGCTAGAAATCTTATCAATCGACCGCCCAGTGATTGCACCCCTCTCCATCTGGTGAATGAAGCCCGCTCCCTCAAAGGAAAGAATATTTCTCTGCAGATTTTCAATAAGACTCAGATAAATAAATTGGGCATGGGAGCGCTTCTGGGCGTCAACCGAGGATCAGGCCAACCTCCTTATTTTCTTCATCTCATTTATCGACCCAAAGGGCCCGTCAAAAAACGCATTGGCCTATGCGGCAAGGGAATTACCTTTGATTCCGGGGGGCTTTCATTAAAACCGGCGGGATCAATGGAAACGATGAAATATGACATGTCCGGGGCAGCTTCGGTTTTGGCCATTTTTCGGGCCTTGTCCCATCTTCAACCATCTGGCGTTCAAGTTCATGGCTTTACACCCCTGACTGAAAATATGCCGGGCGAAAATGCCGTCAAACCCGGAGACGTCCTTCGCACCATGAAAGGAAAAACGATTGAGGTTCTCAACACCGATGCAGAAGGCCGCTTGATCCTGGCCGACGCGCTGAGCTTCGCCTCAACTCAAAAACTGGATCAAGTGATCGATATCGCAACCCTGACAGGGGCTTGCATCGTGGCGCTCGGAAACCAAATTGCTGGAATTATGGGTAACGATCCGGGTTTGGTTAAAAATCTCATAAACGCCTCCCAGAAGGCGGGGGAAAAACTGTGGGAACTCCCTCTGGAAAAGGAATATGCGCCGCTGCTTAAAAGCCAGGTGGCCGATCTCAAAAATATCGGTCCCTTGGGTCAAGCTGGGACAATTATGGCTGGGCTTTTTCTCAAAGAATTTGTAGATGACAAGCTACCCTGGGCTCATTTGGACATAGCCTCCACAGGTTGGACCTCGACCCCAACAACCCTTTCTGATGTGGGCGCCACAGGCGTTTTGATTCGAACCTTGCTTCACCATATTTTAAATTTATCCAAATGA
- the dksA gene encoding RNA polymerase-binding transcription factor DksA, producing the protein MKKKENKTSSAKSSKGTKAAVEPIEDVEWYRVKLEEMRDNLLRTVKKKKEEAIPESEVGDEGDVAMRSLARDLIFEQTDNEHRLLDDVEAALRRIEKNVYGICEGNGERITVARLKAIPYARYCINCQSRFERQ; encoded by the coding sequence ATGAAGAAAAAGGAAAATAAAACATCATCTGCAAAATCATCCAAAGGTACGAAGGCGGCCGTTGAACCCATTGAAGATGTGGAGTGGTATCGGGTTAAACTAGAAGAGATGCGTGATAATTTGTTGCGCACCGTCAAAAAGAAAAAAGAGGAAGCCATTCCTGAGTCAGAAGTTGGAGATGAAGGGGACGTGGCCATGCGCTCTTTGGCTAGAGATCTCATATTTGAACAGACCGACAATGAGCATCGTCTCTTGGATGATGTGGAAGCTGCGTTAAGACGCATCGAAAAAAATGTCTACGGAATATGCGAAGGAAATGGAGAGCGAATCACAGTTGCCCGTTTGAAAGCGATTCCCTACGCCCGCTACTGCATCAACTGCCAATCCCGCTTCGAACGCCAATAA
- the speA gene encoding Arginine decarboxylase, whose protein sequence is MNKKKKLNGTGQNLKINQNKTPLLDTLLDHARRKVISFHTPGHKNGKGVDKKLASFTGRNLFSLDVTVFPEVDSLHDPTGPIKRAQTLMAKAYNAEQSFFLVNGSSVGNMAMIMAACRPGESLIISRNAHKSTLGGIVLSGVWPLWIQPTVDQNMDILFDSTPEQVEKTLKQFPEAKAVFVTSPTYNGVTTNLKKIAEICHARGKVLLVDEAHGAHLHFNRNLPPDAIESGADMAVQSTHKTLAAISQGSVLHFNSKILDVSRVKRIISMLQTTSPNYLTLASLDLARWQMVDQGEKILDKLIQNVERARTSINHLKHFTCLTRPEIQAKGFDLDLTKLTINVTRTGYSGQHISEILARDFNIQVDAADLFNLIAITGTGTDRHDLDSLVKALEQIDHMKQGEAQNWVLNIPSLSTELVMNPRDVFLLYRSKRVPLRKAIGHISAQPLTPYPPGIPVLIPGERVTTEIVEYLEDLTERAVRVSGQEAEALKTVRVVASH, encoded by the coding sequence ATGAATAAAAAGAAGAAATTGAACGGCACTGGGCAGAACCTTAAAATTAACCAGAATAAGACACCCCTCCTGGACACACTTTTGGACCACGCTCGTCGAAAAGTTATTTCTTTCCACACCCCTGGGCATAAGAACGGAAAAGGCGTCGATAAAAAACTGGCCTCCTTTACAGGCCGAAATCTATTTTCTTTAGACGTCACTGTTTTTCCCGAAGTTGACTCACTCCACGATCCTACCGGTCCCATCAAACGGGCTCAAACCTTAATGGCAAAAGCGTATAACGCCGAACAATCCTTTTTCCTGGTGAATGGTTCCTCGGTTGGGAACATGGCCATGATAATGGCCGCTTGCAGGCCAGGTGAATCCTTGATCATTTCAAGAAACGCCCACAAATCCACATTGGGGGGCATCGTCCTTTCAGGTGTATGGCCACTTTGGATTCAGCCCACTGTGGACCAGAACATGGATATTCTGTTTGATTCCACGCCCGAACAAGTGGAAAAAACACTCAAACAATTTCCAGAGGCAAAGGCAGTCTTCGTGACAAGCCCCACTTATAACGGCGTGACCACCAATCTAAAAAAAATAGCTGAAATCTGTCATGCGAGAGGAAAAGTGTTATTGGTGGATGAAGCGCACGGCGCGCATCTTCACTTCAACCGAAATCTTCCGCCAGACGCCATTGAATCCGGCGCGGACATGGCCGTTCAATCTACCCACAAAACATTGGCCGCCATTTCCCAAGGGTCCGTTCTTCATTTTAATTCCAAGATTCTGGACGTTTCTCGAGTCAAACGAATCATTTCCATGCTGCAAACAACCAGCCCGAATTATTTAACCTTGGCTTCCTTGGATCTGGCGCGTTGGCAAATGGTGGACCAAGGTGAAAAAATATTAGACAAGTTAATCCAGAATGTGGAACGAGCCAGAACTTCCATCAATCACCTCAAACACTTCACCTGTTTAACGCGTCCTGAGATTCAAGCCAAAGGGTTTGATTTGGACCTCACCAAACTGACCATCAACGTCACGCGCACCGGATATTCCGGCCAACACATTTCTGAAATTTTAGCGAGAGATTTTAATATTCAGGTGGATGCGGCCGACCTTTTTAACCTGATCGCTATCACGGGAACCGGAACAGACCGGCATGATTTGGACTCTTTGGTTAAAGCCTTGGAACAAATTGATCACATGAAGCAAGGAGAGGCCCAAAATTGGGTTCTGAACATTCCATCTCTTTCCACAGAATTGGTTATGAACCCCAGGGATGTATTTCTCCTTTACCGTTCCAAACGTGTTCCCCTTCGAAAAGCCATTGGGCATATATCAGCTCAACCTTTAACACCCTATCCCCCGGGTATTCCTGTGTTGATCCCCGGCGAACGAGTGACAACGGAAATTGTGGAATATCTTGAAGATCTCACGGAACGGGCTGTTCGTGTTTCAGGTCAAGAAGCCGAAGCATTAAAAACAGTCCGGGTGGTGGCCTCCCACTAA
- the btuB_1 gene encoding Vitamin B12 transporter BtuB: protein MKIIGFRPALVCLLGAVSFIQAQSPLPTSVTVLTQEDFLAQHYYSVGDALRGVTSLKLEQDGSRGTKILPKLRGLSSTNNVLVMVDGVPLTHEYNTLVDLSEIPLAMVDRIEITRGGAPLIYSAEAVGGTIHIITTRPNQKGFIADLGTGVGRDGAKKHVGKIKSRTHWGDLTYTPSLAASSGFSDNEDYDATDHYANFTRSFNGKGYWGGDYFYHDSQVGVSNGTPVPFSQWNGKLERESSTHFRQRTVETQQLKLFVSYPLVAGGTTTATYTDRYRNHKDRETRDGVALRDEDSNASTFDLSWKKSIFDLGFRSQQLKRQIYPEDTKVVYQNGTYATGRWSNKIFTLAPGLRLDHHSRSGNFLSPRITFIYHPRSSFLISATRQRSHRPPSFEELFLSSAIAMNPQLKDEKSVHSDIGFQWKPKEKLQVKSTAFFVEKSNLIAPDSNLTWTNGGTEKSRGLETEIDLTLGNDPIRRHVFSFHWTHQNSERSLPSTSGFVDSALSPQDLFSAKWIKHFPRKIFLENEIQHQADQYELDNRQGLKIPASTLWNARITFKILSADLYFAINNILRERYAEAIGKNPNSGGGTTSVLSPQPERTYWTGVSILFTD from the coding sequence TTGAAGATTATTGGTTTTCGACCGGCCCTGGTTTGCTTGCTGGGAGCGGTCTCCTTCATTCAAGCTCAATCCCCATTACCCACCAGTGTCACCGTGCTGACGCAAGAAGATTTTCTTGCCCAACATTATTATTCGGTGGGAGATGCGTTGCGAGGGGTCACCTCGTTAAAACTGGAGCAGGACGGCTCTCGGGGAACAAAAATCTTGCCCAAATTGAGAGGCCTCTCCAGTACCAACAATGTGCTGGTAATGGTGGATGGGGTTCCTTTAACCCATGAATACAACACGCTTGTTGACCTATCCGAAATTCCGCTCGCGATGGTGGACCGCATTGAGATCACGCGCGGAGGAGCCCCCTTAATCTACAGCGCCGAAGCGGTGGGAGGCACCATCCACATCATCACCACCCGACCCAATCAAAAAGGCTTTATAGCGGACCTGGGAACCGGCGTTGGACGGGACGGTGCTAAAAAACACGTCGGCAAAATTAAAAGCCGCACCCATTGGGGCGACCTTACCTACACGCCGAGCCTCGCCGCCTCAAGCGGTTTTTCTGATAATGAAGATTATGATGCCACCGATCATTACGCGAATTTCACTCGCTCGTTTAATGGAAAAGGCTACTGGGGGGGAGATTATTTTTATCATGATTCGCAAGTGGGTGTATCCAACGGAACGCCGGTTCCTTTTTCACAGTGGAATGGGAAATTAGAGCGAGAATCATCAACCCACTTTAGGCAACGCACCGTTGAGACCCAACAGTTAAAATTGTTTGTTTCCTACCCCTTGGTGGCAGGCGGCACAACCACCGCCACCTATACGGATCGTTATCGAAATCACAAAGATCGCGAAACGAGAGATGGGGTCGCTTTGCGTGATGAAGACAGCAACGCTTCCACTTTCGATCTCTCATGGAAAAAATCGATATTTGATTTGGGATTCCGCTCTCAACAACTCAAACGGCAAATCTACCCTGAAGACACCAAGGTTGTTTATCAAAATGGAACGTACGCAACAGGTCGCTGGTCCAATAAAATATTTACCCTTGCCCCAGGCCTTCGGCTTGATCATCACTCAAGATCCGGGAATTTTTTATCTCCACGTATCACTTTTATCTATCATCCCCGTTCCTCTTTCTTGATTTCAGCCACACGGCAAAGATCGCACCGCCCTCCTTCCTTTGAGGAACTTTTTCTATCAAGCGCCATTGCCATGAATCCTCAACTGAAAGACGAAAAAAGTGTGCATTCAGATATTGGGTTTCAATGGAAACCCAAAGAGAAGTTACAGGTCAAGTCAACCGCATTTTTTGTCGAAAAATCCAATTTAATCGCCCCCGATTCCAATTTAACTTGGACCAACGGGGGCACAGAAAAATCTCGCGGTTTGGAAACAGAAATCGATCTTACCTTGGGAAATGACCCCATCCGAAGACATGTGTTTTCATTCCATTGGACACACCAAAACAGTGAACGTTCTCTTCCCTCGACCTCCGGCTTCGTCGACTCTGCCTTGTCCCCGCAGGACCTATTTTCAGCCAAATGGATTAAACATTTCCCTAGAAAAATATTTCTCGAAAATGAAATTCAACATCAGGCGGATCAATATGAACTGGACAATCGCCAAGGTCTTAAGATCCCCGCGTCTACGCTCTGGAACGCTCGAATAACATTTAAGATTCTTTCTGCTGACCTCTATTTTGCGATCAACAACATTTTAAGAGAACGCTATGCCGAAGCCATTGGGAAAAATCCAAATTCCGGAGGGGGAACAACCTCCGTTCTCTCTCCTCAACCAGAAAGAACATACTGGACCGGCGTCTCCATCCTCTTCACAGACTGA
- the gph_1 gene encoding Phosphoglycolate phosphatase, with product MLFDVGGTLIHPHPSVGHIYAQVAEGHGVKESPNEINLKFKESWKKNKKIRTAIDKNWWKKIVFDVFDKNQFQSPESFFEELYKEFEQKHSWRIYPDVEDTLTALKNRAIRLALASNWDSRLPKLLDDLGLSRHFEKQFISFQIDLIKPDPKFFQTALHDLHLDPLEVIHIGDDLEEDIEGAQQAGLRAYLIDRLHKPKNSRGLSSLNEILVRI from the coding sequence GTGTTATTTGATGTGGGGGGAACATTGATTCATCCTCACCCGTCGGTTGGACACATATACGCCCAAGTGGCGGAAGGGCATGGAGTTAAGGAATCGCCAAACGAAATCAATTTAAAATTCAAAGAAAGTTGGAAGAAAAATAAAAAAATACGGACGGCTATTGATAAAAATTGGTGGAAAAAAATTGTTTTCGATGTTTTTGATAAGAATCAATTTCAGTCTCCGGAATCTTTTTTTGAGGAGCTTTATAAAGAATTTGAACAAAAACACTCCTGGAGAATCTACCCAGACGTGGAAGACACCTTAACCGCCCTAAAAAACAGAGCCATTCGTCTCGCGTTGGCCTCCAATTGGGATTCAAGACTCCCAAAATTGCTCGATGACCTGGGTCTCAGCCGCCATTTCGAGAAGCAATTCATATCTTTCCAAATCGACCTCATTAAACCCGACCCAAAATTTTTTCAAACCGCCCTTCACGATCTCCATCTGGATCCGCTTGAAGTGATTCACATTGGAGACGACTTGGAAGAAGACATAGAGGGGGCTCAACAAGCTGGACTTCGCGCCTATCTGATTGACCGGTTACACAAACCGAAGAATTCAAGAGGGCTTTCAAGTTTGAACGAAATTCTTGTGCGGATTTAA
- the guaD gene encoding Guanine deaminase — MASATDFLNHAAKKALQGLRKGWGGPFGAVVVYKEKILATACNTVLKHQDPTCHAEINALRQAARKRLSFSLEGCVVYSTTEPCPMCFSALHWARINRVVYSTVIKDVHKLGFNELTISNQKMKQWGKSPLQLTRIKNAACEELLQVWKSLEKKQVY, encoded by the coding sequence ATGGCATCAGCAACAGATTTCCTAAATCACGCCGCCAAAAAAGCTCTGCAAGGCCTTCGAAAAGGCTGGGGAGGTCCGTTCGGGGCTGTTGTGGTTTATAAAGAAAAAATTCTCGCGACGGCTTGTAACACCGTTCTTAAACACCAAGATCCCACCTGCCACGCCGAAATAAACGCTCTGAGGCAAGCCGCACGAAAACGACTCAGCTTTTCCCTGGAAGGCTGTGTGGTCTATTCCACCACTGAACCTTGCCCCATGTGTTTTTCCGCCCTTCACTGGGCACGAATCAATCGCGTGGTCTACAGCACCGTCATCAAAGACGTTCACAAGTTGGGATTTAATGAATTGACCATCTCCAATCAGAAAATGAAGCAATGGGGGAAAAGCCCTCTCCAACTGACGCGTATAAAAAATGCTGCGTGCGAGGAACTTCTCCAGGTCTGGAAAAGTCTTGAGAAAAAACAGGTTTATTAA
- the cca_1 gene encoding CCA-adding enzyme: protein MKKTIHVVGGAVRNRLLGRPILDIDFTLPVNPQPLAEKVAQNLGGTCFTMDMERGIVRVALKNGVHLDFVKWQGKTLAEDLDRRDFSLNAMAVPLGHWITPQWKNHIIDRHNGLSALNKRLMHPLSSRVFKEDPLRLLRIFRIAAELKFNISPGTLRLIKSYAPLIKRPAPERKREEILRLFSTPNAHAQLVLMEKTGLLDEIFPEAKSLRKTAPKHYGKGGVLKHTLDSIKCFEEILADPSWFRGFNDKLKTVLNEKISGHPRMAHCKWGLLLHDIGKPETMKVLKGRLRFFQHEHVGAAKVKKMTPRFRWSSNEVNRYENYVRHHMRAGSLAATGDASDRAIHRYFRDLGEEAVAMLLISLGDHLTYLTSAQRKKRNSPHEKLTLHMLRRFFQQREKVLPPKILTGHDIMRNFKLPPSPLIGALLSDLNEAQAGGKISTKNQALSYLKTRLPWHQQQIS from the coding sequence GTGAAAAAAACCATCCATGTGGTGGGAGGAGCGGTTCGTAACCGTCTTCTGGGCCGGCCGATTCTTGATATCGACTTCACGCTTCCCGTCAACCCACAACCCCTGGCTGAAAAAGTGGCTCAAAATCTGGGTGGCACTTGTTTTACCATGGACATGGAACGTGGCATTGTGCGCGTGGCATTAAAAAATGGAGTCCATCTCGATTTCGTTAAATGGCAGGGAAAGACCTTGGCGGAGGATTTAGATCGGCGTGACTTTTCTCTCAACGCGATGGCCGTTCCTCTGGGGCATTGGATCACACCCCAATGGAAAAACCATATCATCGACCGTCACAACGGATTAAGCGCTTTAAACAAACGACTCATGCACCCCCTTTCTTCTCGGGTATTTAAAGAAGATCCACTTCGATTGCTCAGAATTTTTCGAATTGCGGCCGAATTGAAATTTAATATCTCACCCGGCACTTTAAGACTCATCAAATCATACGCCCCCTTAATCAAACGCCCTGCGCCTGAGAGAAAGAGGGAGGAGATTCTTCGCCTTTTTTCAACACCCAACGCCCACGCTCAACTTGTTCTTATGGAAAAAACAGGTCTTCTGGATGAAATTTTTCCAGAGGCCAAAAGCCTTCGTAAAACGGCTCCGAAACATTATGGAAAGGGAGGAGTGCTTAAACACACGCTCGACAGCATCAAATGTTTTGAAGAAATTCTCGCCGATCCCTCTTGGTTTCGCGGATTCAATGACAAATTAAAAACTGTTCTGAATGAAAAGATTTCCGGCCATCCGCGCATGGCCCATTGCAAATGGGGACTTTTGCTCCACGATATCGGAAAACCAGAAACCATGAAAGTTTTGAAGGGTCGCTTACGCTTTTTCCAACACGAACATGTGGGGGCCGCCAAAGTAAAAAAAATGACTCCGCGTTTTCGATGGTCCTCAAACGAAGTTAATCGTTATGAAAATTATGTTCGCCATCACATGCGGGCCGGAAGCCTGGCTGCCACTGGAGACGCTTCAGATAGAGCCATCCATCGCTATTTTCGTGATTTGGGTGAAGAAGCCGTGGCCATGTTGCTTATCTCTTTGGGAGATCATTTGACCTATCTGACTTCTGCGCAGAGAAAGAAAAGAAACTCTCCGCATGAAAAACTGACCCTCCATATGCTGCGGCGGTTCTTCCAACAAAGAGAAAAAGTCTTGCCTCCTAAAATATTGACAGGACACGACATTATGCGGAATTTTAAATTGCCGCCTTCGCCACTTATCGGCGCGCTCTTGTCTGATTTGAATGAAGCTCAAGCGGGCGGAAAAATTTCGACCAAAAACCAAGCTCTTTCCTATCTAAAAACCCGTCTTCCATGGCATCAGCAACAGATTTCCTAA